A single window of Leptolyngbya ohadii IS1 DNA harbors:
- a CDS encoding slr1306 family protein, with the protein MNSPVSSILLRRPILLGGLGLTCGALMLNGLDAGLSHWGGTIVWGAITIGSGLWWLQQRSAKSAIDFLKLPTAPADRALVDKTLAAVEQRISQLIAEQGDGAEVHPSITAFRDQLAFLSQSLERQQLSLSFLGGRSVGKTTLAQLIQGEAEAQSAHSDAQVEPQSESQGDSHSEDVTAADLVLFLTTGDVTDSDFQTIKTLLAQRHRVLLVFNKQDQYLSDDRPVILQQLRDRMAGILAAEDVIAVSAKPAPVKVRQVQADGSMEERLEYPEPEIAALQARMNQVLTSEKQQLVYATVVRQAEALQRSIQTELNQVRRERALPIIEQYQWIAAAATFANPVSSLDLLATATINAQMVMDLGAIYQQKFSLEQAKTMTGTLASQMVKLGLVEVASQAISPLLKTHALTYVAGGMLQGVSAAYLTRVAGLSLTEYFEEQSYLPQTEATFQPDRLMQKLQSVFQVNQRSAFLQTLVKQAIGRLAPATAPAEAQ; encoded by the coding sequence CCCTGTCTCTTCGATTCTGTTGCGGCGACCGATTCTGCTGGGGGGACTCGGTTTGACCTGCGGCGCACTGATGTTAAACGGTCTGGATGCGGGCTTGTCTCACTGGGGCGGCACGATCGTCTGGGGTGCCATTACAATTGGGTCGGGACTCTGGTGGCTTCAGCAGCGCAGCGCCAAATCTGCGATCGATTTCCTGAAACTGCCGACTGCCCCCGCCGATCGTGCCCTGGTGGATAAAACCCTTGCTGCTGTGGAGCAACGCATCAGTCAGCTCATTGCCGAGCAGGGAGACGGGGCGGAAGTTCATCCTTCGATCACGGCGTTTCGAGACCAGTTGGCATTCTTGAGCCAGAGCCTTGAGCGTCAGCAGCTCTCTCTGTCCTTTCTGGGCGGGCGATCGGTGGGCAAAACAACCCTGGCTCAGTTGATTCAGGGTGAAGCGGAAGCACAATCTGCCCATTCCGATGCCCAGGTCGAGCCTCAGAGTGAATCGCAGGGAGACTCACACAGCGAAGATGTCACCGCAGCTGATCTGGTGCTATTCCTGACTACGGGAGATGTTACCGACTCCGATTTTCAAACAATTAAAACCCTGCTGGCTCAGCGGCATCGAGTCCTGCTGGTGTTCAACAAACAGGATCAGTATTTGTCAGACGATCGCCCTGTGATTTTGCAGCAGTTGCGCGATCGGATGGCAGGCATTCTGGCAGCAGAAGATGTCATTGCCGTTTCCGCAAAACCCGCTCCGGTTAAGGTGCGTCAGGTGCAGGCAGATGGGTCTATGGAAGAACGTCTGGAGTATCCGGAACCGGAAATCGCCGCCCTGCAAGCCCGGATGAATCAGGTTCTCACCAGCGAAAAGCAGCAGTTGGTTTACGCAACGGTCGTGCGTCAGGCAGAGGCGCTTCAGCGATCGATTCAGACAGAGCTGAACCAGGTGCGCCGGGAACGTGCCCTGCCGATCATCGAGCAGTATCAGTGGATCGCGGCTGCGGCAACTTTTGCTAACCCGGTTTCGAGTCTGGATCTGCTGGCAACGGCAACCATTAACGCCCAGATGGTCATGGACTTAGGCGCAATTTATCAGCAGAAGTTCTCCCTGGAACAGGCGAAGACGATGACCGGAACCCTGGCAAGCCAGATGGTAAAGCTAGGACTGGTGGAAGTAGCAAGTCAAGCAATTTCACCGCTGCTCAAAACCCATGCCCTGACCTATGTGGCAGGCGGAATGCTCCAGGGCGTGAGCGCAGCCTATTTAACTCGTGTAGCAGGCTTGAGCCTCACCGAATACTTTGAGGAGCAGAGCTACCTGCCGCAAACCGAAGCCACCTTC